The following proteins are co-located in the Candidatus Terasakiella magnetica genome:
- the secA gene encoding preprotein translocase subunit SecA: MFGAIARKLFGTANERYIKGLQKDVDAINALEADVEPLSDDELRARTDWLRKRIADGETLDDVLVDAFATVREAAKRSLGQRHYDVQLLGGIVLHRGQIAEMATGEGKTLVATLAAYLNALDGKGVHVVTVNDYLAKRDSDWMGKVFTFLGMTTSCILNEMDDVQRQEAYACDITYATNNELGFDYLRDNMKFSLETMVQRPFNFAVVDEVDSILIDEARTPLIISGPSDDSSELYGVVDSIIPHLSEDDYERDEKVKSVALSEKGMETAEVLLRDAGLLESGGLYDLSNVSLLHHVNSALRAHHIFTNGVDYLVKDGKVMIVDEFTGRVMEGRRYSDGLHQALEAKEKVAVQQENQTLASVTFQNYFRLYPKLSGMTGTAMTEAGEFAEIYKLEVVDMPTNRILARKDYDDEVYRSRGEKINAILEQIIECHERKQPILVGTVSIEQSEEISAALKKKKVKHEVLNAKQHEREAYIVAQAGVPGAVTIATNMAGRGTDIQLGGNLDMRIKTELGENPSEDKIVKIQEEIAKDKKVALDAGGLFMLGTERHESRRIDNQLRGRSGRQGDVGASKFFLSLEDDLMRIFGSERMDSMLTKLGLEDGEAIVHPWINKALEKAQQKVEGRNFDMRKQLLKFDDVMNDQRKVIFEQRREMMSTDDVSEHIQDMRHEVIDDIVDKCIPEKAYAEQWDTDSLHEEILRVFNMDLPLKDWAKEEGVANEEIRERILDETDRKMAAKVANYGEDVWRSVEKSVLLQLLDTIWKEHLLALDHLRQGIGLRAYAQRDPLNEYKAEAFNLFEEMISILRDRVITLLAHVELQVGSADEELEAFNQHADQEMTESRQDPALAADQGDSPEYGAATVRSNKPADHIDPNDQDTWGKVSRNAPCPCGSGKKFKHCHG, from the coding sequence ATGTTTGGCGCTATTGCCCGCAAGCTTTTCGGCACTGCTAACGAACGCTATATTAAAGGTCTACAAAAAGACGTTGATGCCATCAATGCTTTAGAAGCAGACGTCGAGCCTTTAAGCGACGATGAATTACGCGCGCGCACAGATTGGTTGCGCAAACGTATTGCTGATGGTGAAACCCTTGATGATGTGCTGGTGGATGCTTTTGCAACCGTGCGCGAAGCCGCAAAACGATCTTTAGGACAGCGCCATTACGATGTGCAGCTTCTTGGTGGGATTGTTCTGCACCGCGGACAAATTGCCGAAATGGCAACAGGTGAAGGTAAAACCCTTGTTGCCACACTCGCTGCCTACCTCAATGCCCTTGATGGTAAGGGTGTGCATGTGGTGACCGTCAACGACTATCTGGCAAAACGCGATAGTGACTGGATGGGCAAGGTCTTTACCTTCCTTGGCATGACGACTTCCTGCATCTTAAATGAAATGGATGATGTCCAGCGCCAAGAAGCTTATGCCTGTGACATTACATATGCGACCAACAACGAGCTTGGGTTTGATTATCTGCGCGATAACATGAAATTCAGCCTTGAAACCATGGTGCAACGCCCCTTCAACTTCGCCGTGGTCGATGAGGTCGATTCCATCCTAATCGATGAAGCCCGTACACCATTGATTATTTCCGGCCCCTCTGATGATAGCTCAGAGCTTTATGGTGTTGTGGACAGCATCATCCCGCATCTGTCAGAAGATGATTATGAGAGAGACGAGAAAGTTAAATCCGTTGCCCTTTCTGAAAAAGGTATGGAAACAGCAGAAGTCTTGCTGCGCGATGCGGGCTTGTTAGAATCCGGTGGTCTTTACGACCTTTCCAACGTTTCTTTGCTTCACCATGTAAACTCAGCCCTGCGCGCCCACCATATTTTCACCAATGGGGTGGATTATCTGGTGAAAGACGGCAAGGTCATGATCGTTGATGAATTCACAGGTCGTGTGATGGAAGGACGTCGTTATTCAGACGGTCTGCATCAAGCCCTTGAAGCCAAGGAAAAGGTCGCCGTTCAACAAGAAAACCAGACGTTAGCCTCGGTTACTTTCCAGAACTACTTCCGCCTCTATCCAAAACTATCGGGCATGACGGGTACAGCCATGACCGAAGCGGGCGAATTTGCAGAAATTTATAAGCTTGAAGTTGTCGACATGCCGACCAACCGCATTTTGGCCCGTAAAGATTATGACGATGAAGTGTATCGCAGCCGTGGTGAAAAAATTAACGCCATCCTTGAGCAGATCATCGAATGTCATGAGCGCAAGCAGCCGATCCTTGTCGGGACAGTTTCTATTGAGCAATCAGAAGAAATTTCAGCTGCACTAAAGAAAAAGAAAGTTAAACACGAAGTCCTCAACGCCAAACAGCATGAGCGTGAAGCCTATATCGTGGCCCAAGCCGGTGTGCCCGGTGCGGTAACAATCGCCACCAACATGGCGGGTCGTGGTACCGATATCCAGCTTGGCGGTAACTTGGACATGCGCATTAAAACAGAATTGGGCGAAAACCCATCTGAAGATAAGATCGTAAAAATCCAAGAAGAAATTGCCAAAGACAAAAAGGTTGCACTGGATGCAGGTGGTCTCTTCATGCTTGGTACTGAGCGCCATGAAAGTCGCCGTATTGATAACCAACTGCGCGGCCGTTCTGGTCGTCAAGGTGATGTGGGTGCCTCTAAATTCTTCCTCTCACTAGAAGATGACTTGATGCGCATCTTTGGTTCAGAGCGTATGGACAGCATGTTGACCAAACTGGGCCTTGAAGATGGCGAAGCCATTGTTCACCCTTGGATCAACAAAGCCCTTGAAAAAGCCCAGCAGAAAGTTGAGGGGCGCAACTTCGACATGCGTAAGCAATTGTTGAAGTTTGACGATGTGATGAATGATCAGCGTAAAGTGATCTTTGAACAGCGTCGTGAAATGATGTCCACCGATGATGTTTCTGAACATATCCAAGACATGCGCCATGAAGTGATCGATGATATTGTCGATAAATGTATCCCTGAAAAAGCTTATGCTGAACAATGGGATACGGACAGCCTGCATGAAGAAATTTTGCGCGTCTTTAACATGGACCTACCGCTTAAAGACTGGGCAAAAGAAGAAGGCGTTGCCAACGAAGAAATTCGCGAACGCATTTTGGATGAAACAGACCGTAAAATGGCGGCTAAGGTTGCCAATTACGGCGAAGACGTCTGGCGTTCTGTTGAAAAATCCGTTTTGTTGCAACTGCTGGATACCATCTGGAAAGAACACCTACTTGCCCTTGACCATTTGCGTCAAGGCATTGGCCTGCGTGCTTATGCCCAGCGCGATCCTCTTAACGAATATAAGGCCGAAGCCTTCAACCTGTTTGAAGAGATGATCTCCATCCTGCGCGATCGTGTCATCACGCTTTTGGCCCATGTTGAACTGCAAGTCGGGTCTGCTGATGAAGAGCTGGAAGCCTTTAACCAGCATGCAGACCAAGAAATGACTGAAAGCCGCCAAGACCCGGCCTTAGCCGCCGATCAAGGTGACAGCCCAGAATATGGCGCTGCGACGGTGCGTTCTAACAAACCAGCAGACCATATTGACCCGAACGACCAAGATACATGGGGCAAGGTCTCACGCAACGCACCTTGTCCTTGCGGGTCAGGTAAAAAGTTCAAACACTGCCATGGTTAA
- the murA gene encoding UDP-N-acetylglucosamine 1-carboxyvinyltransferase — MDRIHIRGGQRLRGSIRIGGAKNAALPLMAASLLSEETLTLSNLPHLVDITTMTHLLAELGVEVGMNGHNPNDGHMGRVFELTAHDVGKTVAPYEVVRRMRASVLVLGPLLARYGKGKVSLPGGCAIGTRPVDIHLSALEQMGAEIELQEGYIMAQAPDGLKGAHITFPMVSVGATENLLMAATLAEGETILSNSAREPEITDLANCLVAMGAKIEGIGSDTLRIQGVEKLHAAEYSVLPDRIETGSYAVAAAITGGDITLTGTRLDLIESVAEVMAKCGVNIEEVEDGIRVWCDGPLKGVDIMTEPYPAFPTDMQAQMMVLMTVANGASMITESIFENRFMHVPELSRMGADVNVHGRSAIVRGVDQLSGAPVMATDLRASMSLVLAGLAAEGETIVNRVYHLDRGYEALEQKLSACGAIIEREKGAPAE, encoded by the coding sequence ATGGACAGAATTCACATTCGCGGCGGACAACGCCTGCGAGGGTCCATTCGCATCGGCGGCGCGAAAAACGCAGCCCTTCCCTTGATGGCGGCCTCTCTTCTGTCTGAAGAGACCTTGACGCTGTCTAACCTGCCCCATCTGGTGGATATCACTACCATGACCCACCTGCTGGCTGAGCTAGGTGTGGAAGTGGGCATGAACGGGCATAACCCCAATGATGGCCATATGGGTCGGGTGTTTGAACTGACCGCCCATGATGTGGGCAAAACCGTTGCCCCTTATGAAGTGGTGCGCCGTATGCGTGCCTCTGTTTTGGTGCTTGGCCCGCTGCTGGCACGCTATGGTAAAGGCAAGGTTTCCCTGCCCGGTGGCTGCGCCATTGGCACACGCCCGGTTGATATTCACCTATCTGCCCTTGAACAAATGGGCGCTGAGATTGAACTCCAAGAAGGCTATATTATGGCCCAAGCCCCTGACGGGCTTAAAGGGGCGCATATCACCTTCCCTATGGTCTCGGTTGGAGCAACTGAAAACCTCTTGATGGCGGCAACCTTGGCTGAGGGTGAAACCATCCTTTCCAACTCTGCACGAGAGCCAGAAATTACCGATCTTGCCAACTGTCTTGTTGCCATGGGCGCCAAGATTGAGGGGATCGGCAGTGATACATTGCGCATCCAAGGTGTTGAAAAACTCCACGCCGCCGAATATTCCGTCCTTCCCGATCGTATCGAGACCGGATCTTACGCCGTGGCAGCAGCTATTACAGGTGGGGATATCACGCTTACAGGTACACGCCTTGACCTCATTGAGTCCGTTGCTGAAGTTATGGCGAAATGCGGTGTGAATATTGAAGAAGTTGAAGACGGCATTCGTGTTTGGTGTGATGGCCCGCTTAAAGGGGTTGATATCATGACCGAGCCTTATCCAGCCTTCCCAACAGATATGCAGGCCCAGATGATGGTGTTGATGACGGTTGCCAATGGTGCCTCCATGATCACAGAATCGATCTTTGAAAACCGCTTCATGCATGTGCCTGAACTTTCACGCATGGGCGCAGACGTCAATGTGCATGGTCGCTCAGCCATTGTGCGCGGGGTTGATCAGCTTTCAGGAGCGCCTGTTATGGCAACTGATTTGCGCGCAAGCATGTCTTTGGTGCTTGCAGGGCTTGCAGCAGAGGGCGAAACCATAGTAAACCGCGTCTATCATTTGGATCGCGGCTATGAAGCTTTGGAACAAAAACTCTCAGCCTGCGGTGCGATTATTGAGCGTGAAAAAGGCGCTCCGGCAGAATAA
- a CDS encoding arsenate-mycothiol transferase ArsC, with the protein MSELPSAILFCCTMNAIRSPMAEGIMKLIHGRRIYVDSCGVRLGQETDGFVIEVMDEIGIDMTTHHPKSFDQLEDSFYDQIITLSPEAHHHALDMASYMDCDVTLWNTFDPSLTSGSRDQRLDAYRMVRDQLMMKIKQVFPRHGMADV; encoded by the coding sequence GTGAGCGAACTCCCCTCTGCCATTCTTTTTTGCTGCACCATGAATGCCATTCGCTCGCCGATGGCTGAAGGCATCATGAAGCTCATTCATGGGCGCAGGATATATGTGGATTCTTGTGGTGTACGCTTGGGCCAAGAAACCGATGGATTCGTCATTGAAGTTATGGATGAAATCGGCATTGATATGACCACCCACCATCCCAAAAGCTTTGACCAACTTGAAGACAGCTTTTACGACCAGATCATCACCCTTTCCCCAGAGGCCCATCACCATGCACTGGACATGGCGTCTTATATGGATTGTGATGTGACTTTATGGAATACGTTTGATCCGAGCCTGACTTCCGGTAGCCGCGATCAACGCCTTGATGCCTATCGCATGGTGCGCGATCAATTGATGATGAAGATCAAGCAGGTCTTTCCCCGCCATGGTATGGCTGACGTTTAA
- the hisD gene encoding histidinol dehydrogenase — protein sequence MTFRLETTQADFEAQFNALLSAKREDAPDVNKIVEDILVDVKKRGDEAVVEYTNKFDRMDIALDGLAISAEEMDIEIAKVSDEAMDALKVASDRIKAFHAKQIPEDLDYTDEAGVRLGYRWKAVQAAGLYVPGGTAAYPSSVLMNAIPAKVAGVDRLVMVVPTPDGIINPLVMAAARLSGVDEIYRMGGAQAVGALAYGTETIKPVDIIVGPGNAFVAAAKRQVFGTVGIDMIAGPSEILVIADNKNDPSWIAADLLSQAEHDTAAQSILITDDADYARAVEDAIETHLETLPRADIASESWEEHGALVVVKDWDEAVALCDRIAPEHLELALDNPDELERKIRNAGAVFMGRYTPEAIGDYVAGPNHVLPTARSARFSSGLGVLNFMKRNSLIQCDAPSLNTIGPAAVTLAKEEGLDAHGLSVAIRLNVES from the coding sequence ATGACGTTTCGTCTTGAAACCACACAAGCTGATTTTGAAGCCCAGTTTAACGCCCTTCTTTCTGCCAAACGCGAAGATGCACCCGACGTTAATAAAATCGTTGAAGACATCCTTGTTGATGTAAAAAAACGCGGTGATGAAGCGGTCGTTGAATATACCAATAAATTCGACCGTATGGACATTGCCCTTGATGGTTTAGCCATCAGTGCTGAAGAAATGGATATCGAGATTGCCAAGGTTTCTGATGAAGCCATGGACGCGCTTAAGGTCGCCTCAGATCGCATCAAGGCCTTTCATGCCAAACAAATCCCCGAAGACCTTGATTATACCGATGAAGCCGGTGTGCGCTTGGGCTATCGCTGGAAAGCGGTTCAGGCAGCAGGGCTTTACGTTCCCGGTGGGACAGCGGCTTATCCATCATCTGTCTTGATGAATGCCATTCCGGCAAAAGTGGCGGGTGTGGATCGCCTTGTCATGGTGGTGCCAACCCCTGATGGGATCATTAATCCCCTTGTGATGGCCGCGGCTCGTCTTTCCGGTGTGGATGAGATTTACCGCATGGGTGGCGCGCAAGCTGTTGGTGCGCTTGCTTATGGTACAGAAACCATCAAGCCAGTTGATATCATTGTGGGCCCGGGCAATGCTTTTGTCGCAGCTGCTAAACGCCAGGTTTTTGGCACAGTCGGCATTGATATGATTGCAGGCCCCAGTGAAATTCTCGTTATTGCCGATAATAAAAATGATCCAAGCTGGATCGCAGCAGACCTGCTTTCCCAAGCTGAACATGACACCGCCGCACAATCCATCCTCATTACAGATGATGCTGATTATGCGCGCGCTGTAGAAGATGCAATTGAAACCCACCTTGAAACTCTACCACGCGCTGATATCGCCTCAGAAAGCTGGGAAGAACATGGCGCTTTGGTAGTGGTCAAAGACTGGGATGAGGCTGTGGCTTTGTGTGATCGCATCGCACCGGAACATCTTGAGCTTGCCCTTGATAATCCTGATGAGCTGGAGCGCAAAATCCGCAATGCGGGTGCGGTCTTTATGGGGCGCTATACCCCTGAGGCCATTGGTGATTATGTGGCTGGTCCCAACCATGTTTTACCAACCGCACGCTCAGCACGTTTTTCCTCCGGTCTGGGTGTTTTAAACTTTATGAAGCGCAACAGCCTCATTCAATGTGATGCGCCTAGCCTGAATACCATTGGTCCGGCTGCCGTTACCTTGGCAAAAGAAGAAGGGCTTGATGCCCACGGTCTATCCGTTGCCATTCGCTTGAATGTAGAGAGCTAA
- a CDS encoding amino acid ABC transporter substrate-binding protein — translation MRFLLLVISLFLTGALVQVQASTLDDIRERGHVTCGVDEQHFGFAYLNEMGKWQGFEVDYCRALAVAVFNDPLKAQFIPLNAQTRFTALQQKQIDVLLRSTTWTFTRDSSLGLDYPGVTFYDQLGMLVHKSIGVDRLDAVKKGTVCVAAGTTTLETVREYVEKTKKDVKIKMFNSREGLNNFFFSGQCDLYAADQSALTAIVSISAPNPQDYKFLKTTLSKEPLGPVVRDDDGEWYDIVKWLVYGLIEAEERGITQANVDDMKQTNSRVVRFMLGQNSGLGKPLRLEEEWLANVIRVLGNYGEFFERNLGQASALKMERGLNALWHEGGLMYAMPIR, via the coding sequence ATGCGTTTTCTTTTGCTGGTTATCTCTTTGTTTTTAACAGGGGCTTTGGTTCAGGTTCAAGCTTCAACCCTTGATGACATTCGTGAGCGCGGGCATGTGACATGTGGGGTTGATGAGCAGCATTTTGGCTTTGCTTATCTGAATGAAATGGGAAAATGGCAAGGTTTTGAGGTGGATTATTGTCGGGCCTTGGCGGTCGCGGTTTTTAATGATCCTTTAAAAGCGCAATTTATCCCTTTAAATGCCCAGACCCGTTTTACAGCCCTTCAACAAAAGCAAATTGATGTTTTGTTGCGCTCCACCACCTGGACTTTTACGCGCGATAGCTCCCTTGGGCTTGATTATCCCGGTGTGACTTTTTACGATCAATTGGGCATGCTTGTGCATAAATCAATTGGGGTGGACAGGCTTGATGCGGTGAAAAAAGGGACTGTCTGTGTGGCTGCGGGCACAACTACCTTGGAAACCGTGCGTGAATATGTGGAAAAGACCAAAAAAGACGTTAAGATTAAGATGTTTAATTCGCGCGAAGGGTTGAATAACTTTTTCTTTTCCGGTCAGTGCGACCTTTATGCGGCAGATCAATCAGCGCTGACTGCAATTGTGTCCATCAGTGCACCTAATCCACAAGATTATAAGTTTTTAAAAACCACCTTGTCTAAAGAACCGCTTGGCCCTGTGGTGCGCGATGATGATGGGGAATGGTATGATATTGTGAAATGGCTGGTCTATGGGCTGATTGAGGCAGAAGAGCGCGGCATTACACAAGCCAATGTGGATGACATGAAGCAGACCAATAGCCGTGTGGTGCGCTTTATGTTGGGGCAGAATAGCGGGCTTGGCAAACCCTTGCGCCTTGAGGAAGAATGGCTTGCCAATGTGATCCGTGTATTGGGGAATTATGGTGAGTTTTTTGAGCGCAACCTTGGTCAGGCCAGCGCGTTAAAGATGGAACGTGGCTTAAATGCCCTGTGGCATGAGGGCGGGCTGATGTATGCCATGCCAATCAGGTAA
- the hisG gene encoding ATP phosphoribosyltransferase produces MSEQEKLVIALPKGRILEEVMPLVKACGIEPEAAFFDSKSRALKFATNHDHVEIVRVRSFDVATFVAFGAAQIGVCGGDVLLEFDYPEIYAPLDLGIGYCRICVAEPKDLSKDDDPSRWSHVRVATKYPNITSKYFAKRGVQAECIKLNGAMELAPNMGLCSRIVDLVSTGSTLKANGLVEVEQICEITSRLAVNRTALKTRSEEIKDLIEKFREAVNDVSS; encoded by the coding sequence ATGTCTGAACAAGAAAAACTGGTCATTGCCCTGCCAAAGGGCCGCATCCTTGAAGAAGTGATGCCCTTGGTAAAAGCCTGCGGGATTGAGCCCGAGGCCGCCTTTTTTGATTCCAAATCACGGGCGTTAAAATTTGCCACCAACCATGATCATGTTGAGATTGTGCGGGTCCGCAGTTTCGACGTTGCCACCTTTGTTGCCTTTGGCGCTGCGCAAATTGGTGTGTGTGGCGGTGATGTTCTGCTGGAATTTGATTATCCAGAGATTTACGCCCCGCTCGACCTTGGGATTGGCTATTGCCGCATCTGTGTGGCAGAACCCAAAGACCTCTCAAAAGATGATGATCCAAGCCGCTGGTCTCATGTACGTGTGGCAACTAAATACCCCAACATCACCAGCAAATATTTTGCCAAACGTGGTGTACAGGCGGAATGTATCAAACTTAATGGAGCCATGGAACTGGCACCAAACATGGGCCTATGTTCGCGCATTGTTGATTTGGTTTCAACAGGTTCTACCCTTAAAGCCAATGGCTTGGTTGAGGTGGAACAGATTTGTGAAATCACCTCACGACTGGCTGTGAACCGCACCGCCCTTAAGACTCGATCTGAAGAGATTAAAGACCTGATTGAAAAATTCCGCGAGGCCGTCAATGACGTTTCGTCTTGA
- the dcd gene encoding dCTP deaminase translates to MAVLPDKWIRERALKDGMIEPFVDGLNRDGVISYGLSSYGYDARVASDFKIFSNVDSAVVDPKNFDDECFVTRDQDCVIIPPNSFALAHTVEYFRIPRDTLVICLGKSTYARCGIIVNVTPLEPEWEGHVTLEFSNTTPLPAKIYANEGACQFIFLKADEICETSYADRKGKYQGQRGVTLPKL, encoded by the coding sequence ATGGCTGTTCTTCCCGATAAGTGGATCCGCGAACGTGCGCTCAAAGACGGTATGATTGAACCGTTCGTTGACGGTCTTAACCGTGACGGCGTGATTTCTTATGGTCTGTCTTCCTACGGTTATGATGCCCGCGTGGCCAGTGACTTTAAAATCTTCTCTAATGTAGATTCTGCGGTTGTGGACCCGAAAAACTTTGATGACGAGTGTTTTGTCACGCGTGATCAAGATTGTGTCATCATCCCGCCCAACAGCTTTGCCCTTGCCCATACGGTGGAATATTTTCGCATTCCGCGCGACACCTTGGTCATCTGCCTTGGGAAATCGACCTATGCGCGCTGTGGCATCATTGTGAATGTCACCCCGCTTGAGCCAGAATGGGAAGGTCATGTGACGTTGGAATTTTCCAACACCACGCCGCTGCCTGCCAAAATTTACGCCAATGAAGGCGCATGCCAGTTCATCTTTTTAAAAGCCGACGAGATTTGTGAAACTTCCTATGCCGATCGCAAAGGGAAGTACCAGGGTCAACGCGGCGTTACATTGCCCAAACTATAA
- a CDS encoding Maf family protein: MASASPRRVDLLAQIGITPDEIAPAHIDETPLKNELPRKLAARLAQSKAMAVAKDHPNSLTLGADTVVGVGRRCLPKPADETEARQYLEMLSGRRHHVYGGLCIVDKDGKAHNRLIDTAVKFKRLSHQEIENYIASREWEGKAGAYAIQGLGGAFVEKIVGSYSNVVGLSLCETKNLLVGLGHKG; encoded by the coding sequence TTGGCATCCGCTTCTCCGCGCAGGGTTGACCTGCTGGCACAAATTGGGATCACCCCCGATGAGATTGCGCCTGCCCATATTGATGAGACACCCCTAAAAAACGAACTCCCGCGCAAACTCGCTGCGCGCTTGGCCCAATCCAAGGCCATGGCCGTTGCAAAAGACCATCCCAACAGCCTGACCCTTGGGGCAGATACGGTTGTGGGTGTGGGGCGACGCTGCCTGCCCAAACCAGCAGATGAAACAGAGGCGCGCCAATATCTTGAAATGCTTTCAGGGCGCCGCCATCATGTTTATGGTGGCCTATGCATTGTTGATAAAGACGGCAAAGCCCATAACCGCCTGATTGATACGGCTGTAAAATTTAAACGCCTCTCACACCAAGAAATTGAAAACTACATTGCCTCGCGCGAATGGGAAGGTAAGGCTGGTGCCTATGCGATCCAAGGGCTTGGTGGCGCGTTTGTTGAAAAGATCGTTGGGTCTTATTCCAATGTAGTTGGACTTTCCTTATGTGAGACAAAGAACCTTCTCGTCGGGCTTGGGCATAAAGGATAA
- a CDS encoding UPF0262 family protein, which produces MHHLQKIAKINIEELDGIRLKPEVEHERKVAIFDLLEENYFAPVGDETGPYDVDLSIEDGKRLVLDVAKEGENDHFTQIKVPLMPVRKIVKDYFLICDSYFKAIKTSSPAQIEAIDMGRRGLHNEGSVILRERLEEKVRVDHDTARRLFTLVCVLHIRQ; this is translated from the coding sequence GTGCATCATTTACAAAAAATAGCCAAAATCAATATTGAGGAACTGGATGGCATCCGCCTCAAGCCTGAAGTTGAACATGAACGTAAAGTCGCCATTTTCGACCTTTTGGAAGAAAACTATTTTGCGCCTGTGGGCGATGAAACAGGCCCTTACGATGTGGACCTTTCCATTGAAGATGGCAAACGCCTTGTGCTGGATGTGGCAAAAGAAGGCGAAAACGATCATTTCACCCAGATCAAAGTCCCTTTAATGCCTGTGCGTAAAATCGTTAAAGATTATTTCCTCATTTGCGATAGCTATTTTAAAGCGATCAAAACCTCTTCACCTGCCCAGATTGAAGCCATTGATATGGGTCGACGTGGCCTGCATAACGAAGGTTCTGTCATTTTGCGCGAACGTCTTGAAGAAAAAGTCCGTGTGGACCATGACACCGCGCGCCGCCTCTTTACGCTTGTATGCGTTCTTCACATCCGCCAGTGA
- a CDS encoding c-type cytochrome — protein sequence MVKLSRFALICGLMMCASSPSEAHGHIEEGEELFEQHCATCHGVDGDGNGEAGQDLMPPPANLLDAMQKRIVSDEYLMWTIREGGRNVHTDMPSFEERDTIGEAEAKKIIRYMWHAFK from the coding sequence ATGGTTAAGCTAAGCCGCTTTGCCCTCATTTGTGGCCTTATGATGTGCGCTTCCTCACCAAGTGAAGCGCATGGTCATATTGAAGAAGGTGAAGAACTGTTTGAACAACATTGTGCGACCTGTCATGGCGTTGATGGGGATGGCAATGGTGAGGCGGGCCAAGACCTTATGCCACCGCCTGCCAACCTTTTAGACGCCATGCAAAAGCGTATTGTCTCAGATGAATATCTCATGTGGACGATCCGTGAAGGCGGGCGCAATGTCCATACCGACATGCCCTCTTTTGAAGAGCGCGACACCATTGGTGAGGCCGAGGCCAAAAAGATCATCCGTTATATGTGGCACGCGTTTAAATAA
- the infA gene encoding translation initiation factor IF-1, with protein sequence MAKEDMIEFSGVVTELLPNAMFRVKLENDHEILAHTSGKMRKNRIRVLAGDKVTVEMTPYDLTKGRITFRFK encoded by the coding sequence GTGGCCAAAGAGGACATGATTGAATTTTCGGGCGTTGTTACAGAACTTCTCCCAAACGCAATGTTTCGTGTAAAGCTGGAAAATGATCACGAGATTCTCGCTCATACTTCCGGTAAAATGCGCAAGAACCGTATCCGCGTTCTCGCAGGCGATAAAGTCACTGTTGAGATGACGCCTTATGACCTGACTAAAGGTCGCATTACCTTCCGCTTCAAATAA